Sequence from the Cellulomonas fimi ATCC 484 genome:
CATGACGACGAGCACCGCGACGAACAGCCAGACCGACGCCGCGTGCAGGCGGGCCACGGCGTACGGGTCGACCGCGAACCGGTAGCCGACCTCCTCGTCGCCCGAGTGCGGTCCGGCGCCCGTGACGACGACGCCGAGCACGAGCACCGCGACGGCGAGCAGGGCCAGCAGCCAGCGCAGCGCGTACGTGGTGCGGTCGACGAGCGGGACCGGCGGCGCGTCGCCCTCGGTGGACCGCACGAGCAGCCACGTCGAGACGGCGACGAGCGCCATGGAGATGAGCATGTGCCCGCCGACGATCGCGGGGTGCAGGTCGACGAGCACGGTGATGCCGCCGACGACGGCCTGCACGGCGACGCCCGCGAGCGGCGCGAGCCCGAGCCAGCGGTAGGCGGCGGAGCGGCTGCGGTCGGTGAAGACGAGCAGGGCCACGGCGATCGCGAGGACGGCGAGCACGCCGGTGATCGTGCGGTTGCCGAACTCGATGAACGGGTGGATCGACGTCGCCTCGTGGAAGCGGGGCGTGAACTCGCCGGGCTCGCACTCGGGCCACGTGGAGCAGCCGAGGCCGGACCCCGTGAGCCGGACGGCGCCGCCCGTGCCGACGATGACGATCTGCGCGACGAGGTTCGCGACGATCGCGGGTCGCGTCCAGCGCGGCCGCAGCCGGTCGAGCAGGGGTGCGGCGGGGGCGGTGGCGGGCGTCGTCACGGCTCCCAGCCTACGGTCCGCACCGGCGCGTCCCGGCCCGTCCGGCGGGGGAGACGCGTCACGTCGGGCGGCTCAGTGCCAGCGGAACAGGCGACCCGCGCCCCAGCCGAGCGCGGCCGTCCAGCCGAGCAGCACGACGACCGACCACGGAGGCAGCACGCCGTGCAGCAGCGTCTCGCGCATCGCCTCGCCGAGCGCGCCCGACGGCAGCAGCAGCGCGACGTGCGCGAGCGGTCCGGGCAGGCTGCTCGCGGGCACGACGACGCCGCCCGCGACGGCCAGCACGAGCAGCGCGAGGTTCGCGACCGCGAGCACGGCCTCGGCGCGCAGGGTGCCGGCGACGAGCATCGCGAGCGACGTGAACGCGGCCGTGCCGAGCACGACGGCGACGACCGCGAGCGGGACGCCGGCGGGGTCGGGGCGCCAGCCGAGCGCGACGGCGGCGACCCCGATGACGAGGACCTGGACGAGCTCGACGACGAGCACCCCGAGCACCTTGCCCGCGAGCAGCCCGCCCCGGCCGAGCGGCGTCGTGGACAGCAGCCGCAGCACGCCGTTGCGGCGGTCGAACGACGACGCGATGGCCTGCGACGTGAACGACGTCGTCATGACGGCGAGCGCGAGCACGCCCGGCGCGAGGAAGTCGATCCGGCTGGCGCCGCCGGTGTCGAGCTCGACGGACGTGCCCCGCGTGAGCCCCACGAGGACGAGGACGGGCACGACGACCGTGACGAGCAGCTGCTCGCCGTTGCGCAGGATCGCGCGCGCCTCGAACGACGTCTGCGCCAGGACCCGGCGCCACGTGGGTGCGGCACCGGCGTGCGGGCCGCGGCCGGCGCCGACCGGCGGGACGGGGGCGGCGGGCGCGGGGGCCGTGCGGCGGGGGTCGGTCATCGCAGGTCCCGTCCGGTGAGGTCGAGGAACACGTCCTCGAGCGTCGAGCGGCCGACGCTCAGGCGGCTGACGAGGACGCCGTCCTGCGCGAGCCGGGCGGCGACGGCGGCGACCGCGGCGGGGTCGACCGGGCCCGCGACGGCGTACGAGCCGGGTGCGGCCTCGGTCACCGTGAACGCGTCGCCGAGGGCGGCGCGCAGCGGCGCGAGCGCGAGCCCGGCGGGTGCCTGCAGGTGCAGCGTGCGGTCGTCGGCGGACGTCAGCAGGTCCGCGACCGAACCCTCGGCGACGACGCGCCCCTGGTCGACGACGACGACGTGGTCCGCGAGGTCCTCCGCCTCGTCCATGAGGTGCGTCGTGAGGAGCACCGCGACGCCCTCGGCGCGCAGCTCGCGCACGAGCTCCCAGACGGCGAGGCGCGCCTGCGGGTCCATGCCCGCGCTGGGCTCGTCGAGGAACACGACGTCGGGCCGTCCCACGACCGCTGCGGCGAGCGCGAGGCGCTGCCGCTGGCCCCCCGAGAGCCGCCGCACGGTGGTGCGGGCGAACGAGCCGAGCCCGAGGCGCTCGGAGAGCTCGCCGACGTCGCGCGGGTCGGCGTACATGCGCGCGACGTGGTCGAGCATGTCGGCGGCGCGGATGCCCGTCGGCAGGCCGCCGTCCTGGAGCATGACGCCGACGCGGGGCCGCAGCTCGCGCGCCTGGGTGCGCGGGTCGAGGCCGAGCACCCGCACCTGGCCCTCGTCGGGCGTGCGCAGGCCCTCGCAGCACTCGATCGTCGTCGTCTTGCCGGCGCCGTTGGGGCCGAGCACGGCGGTGACGCGTCCGGGCAGCGCGACGAGGTCGAGCTCGTCGACGACGGCCCGGCCGCCGTACCGCTTGACGAGCCCGCGGACCTCGAGCGCGGGGGAGTCGGGCACGAGAGGGGAGTCTAGGCGGGCTGCCGGTGCGCCCGGGGCGCCGGGCCGGCGGGTGAGGTCCGACACAGCGACCGCGGCGGGTGCGCGTCGCGGTGCGGTTCGCCGGTGCGTGCGCGTCCCGCGTGCGTGGGACCAAGGTCACCCTTGCTTGCAGGGATGCATTTCGGCAACAAGGATGTTGTCAATATCGCGACCTTCCCCCGGGTCGAGCGCCGGCCGGTCCCCACCGGCCGGAGCCGCGTGGGGGTCCACGAGCCCGGAGGTGAGCATGAGCGCGACGCTGCCCGTCCCCACGGCCGCCCCCGCGAGCCTCGACTCCGACGCCGGGACGCGCGAGCGTGTGCTGCGGATCGTCGCCGCCGACGGCCCGGTCTCCGCCGCGGAGCTCGCGGCGCGTCTCGACCTGACGACGGCCGGCATCCGCCGCCACCTCGCGGTCCTCGAGTCCGGCGAGCAGATCGCCGTGCACGAGGGTGCGGGACTCGGCCCCGCCCGCCGTGGTCGTCCCGCCCGGCGGTACGTCGTGACGAGCCGCGGCCAGGCCGCGCTGTCGCACCGCTACTCCGAGCTCGCCGCGCAGGCGCTGCGGTTCCTCGCGGAGCACGGCGGCCCGGGCGCCGTCGAGAGCTTCGCCGAGCAGCGCGTGCGCGACCTCGAGCAGCGTCTCGTCGCGGTCGTCGACGCCGCGGGCCAGGACGTCACGGCCCGCGCCCGCTCGCTCGCGGACGGCCTGTCCGCCGACGGCTACGCCGCGTCCGCGCGGCCCGTGCCCGGCACGCACGCCGTCCAGCTCTGCCAGGGGCACTGCCCCGTGCAGGACGTCGCGCACGAGTTCCCGCAGCTGTGCGAGGCCGAGGCCCGTGCGTTCTCGCGCCTGCTCGGCGTCCACGTCCAGAGGCTCGCCACGCTCGCCGGCGGCGGCCACGTCTGCACCACGAACATCCCGACCGCCACCCCCACGCACCACCCAGCCCCCGTGCTCGCCCCGGAAGGACCGACAGCATGAGTGCACCCACCGAGAACGCGGCCGCCACGCCGCTCACCCAGGACGAGGCCATCGCCTCGATCGGCAACTACACCTACGGGTGGCACGACAGGGACGTCGCCGGCGCGACCGCCAGGCGCGGGCTGTCCGAGGCCGTCGTGCGCGAGATCTCCGCGCTCAAGAACGAGCCCGAGTGGATGCTCAAGACGCGCCTGAAGTCCCTGCGCCTGTTCGAGAAGAAGCCCATGCCGTGGTGGGGCTCGGACCTGTCGGGCATCGACTTCGACAACATCAAGTACTTCGTGCGCTCGACGGAGAAGCAGGCCGCGAGCTGGGAGGACCTCCCCGAGGACATCAAGAACACGTACGACCGGCTCGGCATCCCCGAGGCGGAGAAGCAGCGCCTCGTCGCGGGCGTCGCCGCGCAGTACGAGTCCGAGGTGGTCTACCACCAGATCCAGGAGTCGCTCGAGGAGCAGGGCGTCATCTTCCTCGACACCGACACGGGCCTGCGCGAGCACCCGGAGATCTTCGAGCAGTACTTCGGCTCCGTGATCCCCCCCGGCGACAACAAGTTCGCGTCGCTCAACACGGCCGTGTGGTCGGGCGGGTCGTTCGTCTACGTGCCGCCGGGCGTGCACGTCGAGATCCCGCTGCAGGCCTACTTCCGCATCAACACCGAGAACATGGGCCAGTTCGAGCGGACGCTGATCATCGCCGACGAGGGCTCGTACGTGCACTACGTCGAGGGCTGCACCGCGCCCGTCTACTCGTCGGACTCGCTGCACTCCGCGGTCGTCGAGATCATCGTCAAGAAGAACGCCCGCGTGCGGTACACGACGATCCAGAACTGGTCGAACAACGTGTACAACCTCGTCACCAAGCGGGCGACGGCCGCCGAGGGCGCGACCATGGAGTGGGTCGACGGCAACATCGGCTCCAAGGTCACCATGAAGTACCCGGCGATCTACCTCATGGGCGAGCACGCGCGCGGCGAGACGCTGTCGATCGCGTTCGCCGGCGAGGGCCAGCACCAGGACGCGGGCGCCAAGATGGTGCACGCCGCGCCGCACACGTCGTCGTCGATCGTCTCCAAGTCGGTCGCGCGCGGCGGTGGCCGCACGTCCTACCGGGGTCTCGTGCAGGTCCTCGAGGGCGCCGAGCACAGCGCGAGCAACGTCCTGTGCGACGCCCTGCTCGTCGACCAGATCTCGCGCTCCGACACCTACCCGTACGTCGACGTCCGCGAGGACGACGTGTCGATGGGCCACGAGGCGACGGTGTCGCGCGTGAGCGAGGACCAGCTGTTCTACCTGATGTCCCGGGGCATGCCCGAGACCGAGGCGATGGCCATGATCGTGCGCGGGTTCGTCGAGCCCATCGCGCGCGAGCTGCCCATGGAGTACGCCCTCGAGCTCAACCGCCTCATCGAGCTGCAGATGGAAGGGGCCGTCGGCTGATGACGACCACCACGGAGAACCTGTCGACCGACCACTCGCGGGCGGTCGCCGACGGGGCCCACACGCACGGCGTCGGCGGCACGCCCGAGTCCTCGCGCGCCTCGCGCCCGACCTCGTTCGACGTCGCGGACTTCCCGGTCCCGACGGGCCGCGAGGAGGAGTGGCGGTTCTCGCCCGTCGACCGCCTCGCGCCGCTGTTCGCGGCGTCGACCGACGGCGTGCTGTCCGGCCACGGCGTGCTGACGACCGTCGTCGAGGCGCCCGAGGTCCGGGTCGAGATCCTCGACCGCGGCGACGAGCGCCTGGGCCGGGCCGGCAAGCCCGGCGACCGGACCGCCGCCGTCGCGTGGGCGTCCTACCCCCGCGCGACCGTCGTGACGATCCCGCGCGAGCAGGTCGCCTCGACCGTCACCTCCATCAAGATCGAGGGCGTCGAGGGCGCGGGCCTGCACGACGCCCCGCTGGAGCCCTCGGCGTCGCACCTGCTCGTGCACGCCGAGGCGCTGTCCGAGTCGGTCGTCGTGATCGACCACGTCGGGCACGCCGCGCTCACCGAGACGGTCGAGATCGTCGCGGACGAGGGCGCGCACCTCACGGTCGTGTCGGTCCAGGACTGGGCCGAGGGCTCCGTGCACGCCGCGTCGCACCGCGTCGTCGTGGGCCGCGACGCGACCGTCAAGCACATCGTCGTCACGCTCGGCGGCGACGTCGTGCGCGTCACGCCGGACGCCGAGTTCGTCGGCGAGGGCGCGTCGGTCACCCTGCTCGGCCTGTACTTCGCCGACGCGGGGCAGCACCAGGAGCAGCGCCTCTTCGTCGACCACGCGGTGCCGAGCTGCGTGAGCCGCGTGACCTACAAGGGCGCGCTGCAGGGCGAGGGTGCGCACGCGGTCTGGGTGGGCGACGTGCTCATCCGTGCCGCCGCCGAGGGCACCGACACCTACGAGCTCAACCGCAACCTCGTCCTCACGGACGGCGCGCGTGCGGACTCGGTGCCGAACCTCGAGATCGAGACCGGGGTCATCGAGGGCGCGGGCCACGCGTCCGCGACCGGCCGGTTCGACGACGAGCAGCTCTTCTACCTGCGGGCCCGTGGCATCCCCGAGGCCGACGCGCGTCGCCTCGTGGTGCGCGGCTTCTTCGCCGAGCTCATCCAGGAGATCGGCGTCCCCGCGGTCGAGGAGCGCCTGATCGGCGCGATCGAGAAGGAGCTCGAGGCGTCGATGTCGGCGCTCGACGGGCTCGCGGACCGCCCGCACGTCGAGGGCTCCGAGTCGGCCGCGCGCACGGAGCGCGCATGACCGCCCAGCTCGCCTGCTACGACGAGGACGTGCCGGAGGCCGGCACGTTCCGCGTCGAGCTCGAGGGCGAGTCCGGACCCGTCGAGGTCGCGATCGTCCGCGACGAGGACGGCGAGCTGCACGCCATCAGCGACATCTGCTCGCACGGCGCGGTGTCGCTGTCCGACGGCGAGGTCGAGGGCTGCTCGATCGAGTGCTGGCTGCACGGCTCGCGGTTCGACCTGCGCACGGGCAAGCCGCTGGGCCCGCCCGCCGTGAAGCCCGTCCCCGTCTACCCCCTGACCGTCGACGGCCAGCGCGTGCTGGTCGACGTCGACGCCCCTCTCTGACCTAGGAGTTCCCCGCATGGCCACCCTGGAGATCCGCGACCTGCACGTCAGCGTCGAGACCAAGGAGGGCGCCAAGCCCATCCTGCGCGGCGTCGACCTCACCGTGAGCAGCGGCGAGACGCACGCGATCATGGGCCCGAACGGGTCCGGCAAGTCCACGCTCGCCTACTCGCTCGCGGGCCACCCGAAGTACCAGATCACCTCGGGCACCGTGACGCTCGACGGCGAGGACGTCCTCGCGCTGTCCGTCGACGAGCGTGCCCGCGCGGGCCTGTTCCTCGCGATGCAGTACCCCGTCGAGGTGCCGGGCGTGTCCGTGTCGAACTTCCTGCGCACCGCGAAGACCGCGATCGACGGCCAGGCGCCGCCGCTGCGCACGTGGGTCAAGGACGTCCGCAAGGCGATGGACGACCTGCGCATGGACCCGGCGTTCGCGGACCGCTCGGTGAACGAGGGCTTCTCGGGCGGCGAGAAGAAGCGCCACGAGATCCTCCAGATGGAGCTGCTCAAGCCGAAGTTCGCGATCCTCGACGAGACGGACTCGGGCCTGGAC
This genomic interval carries:
- a CDS encoding helix-turn-helix transcriptional regulator: MSATLPVPTAAPASLDSDAGTRERVLRIVAADGPVSAAELAARLDLTTAGIRRHLAVLESGEQIAVHEGAGLGPARRGRPARRYVVTSRGQAALSHRYSELAAQALRFLAEHGGPGAVESFAEQRVRDLEQRLVAVVDAAGQDVTARARSLADGLSADGYAASARPVPGTHAVQLCQGHCPVQDVAHEFPQLCEAEARAFSRLLGVHVQRLATLAGGGHVCTTNIPTATPTHHPAPVLAPEGPTA
- the sufC gene encoding Fe-S cluster assembly ATPase SufC → MATLEIRDLHVSVETKEGAKPILRGVDLTVSSGETHAIMGPNGSGKSTLAYSLAGHPKYQITSGTVTLDGEDVLALSVDERARAGLFLAMQYPVEVPGVSVSNFLRTAKTAIDGQAPPLRTWVKDVRKAMDDLRMDPAFADRSVNEGFSGGEKKRHEILQMELLKPKFAILDETDSGLDVDALRVVSEGVNRVRQNPDVGVLLITHYTRILRYIQPDFVHVFVDGKVAEEGGPELAERLENEGYDRFLSSAV
- the sufB gene encoding Fe-S cluster assembly protein SufB is translated as MSAPTENAAATPLTQDEAIASIGNYTYGWHDRDVAGATARRGLSEAVVREISALKNEPEWMLKTRLKSLRLFEKKPMPWWGSDLSGIDFDNIKYFVRSTEKQAASWEDLPEDIKNTYDRLGIPEAEKQRLVAGVAAQYESEVVYHQIQESLEEQGVIFLDTDTGLREHPEIFEQYFGSVIPPGDNKFASLNTAVWSGGSFVYVPPGVHVEIPLQAYFRINTENMGQFERTLIIADEGSYVHYVEGCTAPVYSSDSLHSAVVEIIVKKNARVRYTTIQNWSNNVYNLVTKRATAAEGATMEWVDGNIGSKVTMKYPAIYLMGEHARGETLSIAFAGEGQHQDAGAKMVHAAPHTSSSIVSKSVARGGGRTSYRGLVQVLEGAEHSASNVLCDALLVDQISRSDTYPYVDVREDDVSMGHEATVSRVSEDQLFYLMSRGMPETEAMAMIVRGFVEPIARELPMEYALELNRLIELQMEGAVG
- a CDS encoding ABC transporter permease, producing MTDPRRTAPAPAAPVPPVGAGRGPHAGAAPTWRRVLAQTSFEARAILRNGEQLLVTVVVPVLVLVGLTRGTSVELDTGGASRIDFLAPGVLALAVMTTSFTSQAIASSFDRRNGVLRLLSTTPLGRGGLLAGKVLGVLVVELVQVLVIGVAAVALGWRPDPAGVPLAVVAVVLGTAAFTSLAMLVAGTLRAEAVLAVANLALLVLAVAGGVVVPASSLPGPLAHVALLLPSGALGEAMRETLLHGVLPPWSVVVLLGWTAALGWGAGRLFRWH
- a CDS encoding ABC transporter ATP-binding protein, whose product is MPDSPALEVRGLVKRYGGRAVVDELDLVALPGRVTAVLGPNGAGKTTTIECCEGLRTPDEGQVRVLGLDPRTQARELRPRVGVMLQDGGLPTGIRAADMLDHVARMYADPRDVGELSERLGLGSFARTTVRRLSGGQRQRLALAAAVVGRPDVVFLDEPSAGMDPQARLAVWELVRELRAEGVAVLLTTHLMDEAEDLADHVVVVDQGRVVAEGSVADLLTSADDRTLHLQAPAGLALAPLRAALGDAFTVTEAAPGSYAVAGPVDPAAVAAVAARLAQDGVLVSRLSVGRSTLEDVFLDLTGRDLR
- the sufD gene encoding Fe-S cluster assembly protein SufD — translated: MTTTTENLSTDHSRAVADGAHTHGVGGTPESSRASRPTSFDVADFPVPTGREEEWRFSPVDRLAPLFAASTDGVLSGHGVLTTVVEAPEVRVEILDRGDERLGRAGKPGDRTAAVAWASYPRATVVTIPREQVASTVTSIKIEGVEGAGLHDAPLEPSASHLLVHAEALSESVVVIDHVGHAALTETVEIVADEGAHLTVVSVQDWAEGSVHAASHRVVVGRDATVKHIVVTLGGDVVRVTPDAEFVGEGASVTLLGLYFADAGQHQEQRLFVDHAVPSCVSRVTYKGALQGEGAHAVWVGDVLIRAAAEGTDTYELNRNLVLTDGARADSVPNLEIETGVIEGAGHASATGRFDDEQLFYLRARGIPEADARRLVVRGFFAELIQEIGVPAVEERLIGAIEKELEASMSALDGLADRPHVEGSESAARTERA
- a CDS encoding COX15/CtaA family protein, giving the protein MTTPATAPAAPLLDRLRPRWTRPAIVANLVAQIVIVGTGGAVRLTGSGLGCSTWPECEPGEFTPRFHEATSIHPFIEFGNRTITGVLAVLAIAVALLVFTDRSRSAAYRWLGLAPLAGVAVQAVVGGITVLVDLHPAIVGGHMLISMALVAVSTWLLVRSTEGDAPPVPLVDRTTYALRWLLALLAVAVLVLGVVVTGAGPHSGDEEVGYRFAVDPYAVARLHAASVWLFVAVLVVMLVRVLRAQVGGRTRTVGLVLLAVTLGQGLIGYVQLFTGLPIALVNLHMIGAALLAAGVASFAGTLRSRGRVPVEPGAGTPAAAPLTAA
- a CDS encoding non-heme iron oxygenase ferredoxin subunit, giving the protein MTAQLACYDEDVPEAGTFRVELEGESGPVEVAIVRDEDGELHAISDICSHGAVSLSDGEVEGCSIECWLHGSRFDLRTGKPLGPPAVKPVPVYPLTVDGQRVLVDVDAPL